In Duganella zoogloeoides, a single genomic region encodes these proteins:
- a CDS encoding rhamnogalacturonan lyase: MNLRIASAVSILIATLAAGTATAANKQIERLNRGAVAVTSGNGVFVSWRQLSTDAAGTTFNVYRDGIKITATPLNALNYSDSAGNAGNQYAVRAVVGGVEQASSQFSAGATWSQPYKSIPVQAPAGGTTPDGVAYTYELNDGAPADLDGDGTYEIVVKWQPTNAKDNSQSGYTGNTYLDAYKLDGTLLWRINLGKNIRAGAHYTTFLAYDFDGDGKAEVMAKTADGTVDGQGTTIGSATADYRSSAGYILTGPEFLTVFNGQTGAAMKTVNYLPARGTVSSWGDNYGNRVDRFLGGAANLDGARPSAVFSRGYYTRAVIAAWDWRNGNLTSRWVFDTDVAGSAARGQGAHWFATGDADGDGKDDIVYGAATIGSNGQLLYTTGLGHGDALHFGKFDPNRSGQQIYMVHESPSSYGASGSGLHDAATGALIWGASGSNTDVGRGVCFDIDPNHAGAECWASRGGLRTVTGTQLSTSAPSSMNFGVWWDGDLLREPLGSTIVQKWNPATSSMNNLLDLGAYGGATNNGTKATPVLTADLFGDWREEIVVRNSSNTALLVFSTTIPTATRITTLMHNPQYRSQVAGQNAGYNQPPNPSFYLGHGATSFPQEPVQVTAQ; encoded by the coding sequence ATGAATTTACGCATCGCCTCAGCGGTATCCATCCTGATCGCCACGCTTGCGGCCGGCACGGCCACGGCAGCGAACAAGCAGATCGAACGACTCAATCGCGGCGCCGTGGCCGTTACGTCGGGCAACGGCGTGTTCGTCAGCTGGCGCCAGCTGTCCACCGACGCCGCTGGCACCACCTTTAATGTCTATCGCGACGGCATCAAGATCACTGCCACGCCGTTGAACGCGCTCAATTACAGCGACAGCGCCGGCAACGCCGGCAACCAGTACGCGGTGCGTGCGGTAGTGGGCGGCGTGGAACAGGCCAGCTCGCAGTTCAGCGCCGGCGCCACCTGGAGCCAGCCCTACAAATCGATCCCGGTGCAGGCGCCGGCCGGCGGCACCACACCCGACGGCGTGGCCTACACGTATGAGCTCAACGACGGCGCGCCCGCCGACCTCGATGGCGACGGCACGTATGAAATCGTCGTCAAGTGGCAGCCGACCAATGCCAAGGACAATTCGCAGTCCGGCTACACCGGCAACACCTACCTGGACGCGTATAAACTCGACGGCACCCTGCTGTGGCGCATCAACCTGGGCAAGAACATCCGCGCCGGCGCCCACTACACCACCTTCCTGGCCTACGATTTCGACGGCGACGGCAAGGCCGAGGTGATGGCGAAAACGGCCGACGGCACCGTCGATGGCCAGGGCACGACCATCGGTTCGGCCACCGCCGACTACCGCTCCAGCGCCGGCTACATCCTGACCGGGCCGGAATTCCTCACCGTGTTCAACGGCCAGACCGGCGCTGCCATGAAAACCGTCAACTACCTGCCGGCGCGCGGCACGGTGTCGAGCTGGGGCGACAATTACGGCAACCGGGTGGACCGTTTCCTCGGCGGCGCGGCCAACCTCGACGGCGCCCGCCCGAGCGCGGTGTTTTCGCGCGGCTACTACACGCGCGCCGTGATCGCAGCGTGGGACTGGCGCAACGGCAACCTGACCAGCCGCTGGGTGTTTGATACCGACGTGGCCGGCAGCGCGGCGCGCGGCCAGGGTGCGCACTGGTTCGCCACTGGCGACGCCGATGGCGACGGCAAGGACGACATCGTGTATGGCGCGGCCACCATCGGCAGCAACGGCCAGCTGCTGTACACCACCGGCCTCGGTCACGGCGACGCCCTGCACTTCGGCAAATTCGACCCGAACCGCAGCGGCCAGCAAATCTACATGGTCCACGAAAGCCCGAGCAGCTATGGCGCCAGCGGTTCCGGCCTGCACGACGCCGCCACCGGCGCGCTGATCTGGGGCGCCAGCGGCTCGAATACCGACGTCGGTCGCGGCGTGTGCTTCGACATCGACCCGAATCACGCCGGCGCCGAATGCTGGGCCAGCCGGGGCGGCCTGCGCACGGTCACCGGCACCCAGTTGAGCACCAGCGCGCCCAGTTCGATGAACTTCGGCGTCTGGTGGGACGGCGATCTGCTGCGCGAACCGCTGGGCAGCACCATCGTGCAGAAGTGGAATCCGGCCACGTCCAGCATGAACAACCTGCTCGACCTGGGCGCCTATGGCGGCGCCACCAACAACGGCACCAAGGCCACGCCGGTGCTGACCGCCGACCTGTTCGGCGACTGGCGCGAGGAAATCGTGGTGCGCAACAGCAGCAATACCGCGCTGCTGGTGTTCAGCACCACGATTCCGACCGCTACCCGCATCACCACGCTGATGCACAACCCGCAGTACCGCAGCCAGGTGGCGGGCCAGAACGCCGGCTACAACCAGCCGCCGAACCCGAGCTTCTACCTGGGCCATGGCGCCACCTCGTTCCCGCAGGAACCGGTGCAGGTGACGGCGCAGTAA
- a CDS encoding TonB-dependent receptor, whose translation MKTVVTGWGLRYIAEMKRRGLTMAVSLAWSVASVLPVLAALAAPTAVAEVGPQHPLDGNAGAGVTSAVNANANANANARTNANANASASANAGAKVSANAAVSINVAAGAAAIAVPELARQLGVRVLASGDDLAGVSTPALLGAYRPSQAPQALAALLAGTGLVVRSQGGSLLIERPASHQPSTASEPAPVIVEVAGVRAAQQTSIDRKKHAATALDAVVAEDVGTFPDRNAAEAISRIAGVTLERGDYGEGTTVNVRGSQAGYTRVEIDGVGVQTGGGSDLNGGGGGRGVDLRELSTDLIKSIDMVKGATADMTEGSLGGSIVIRTRNGLDFERRHVSLRLAGQQNSINGKTTPNVNFVFADKFLDQRLGVIVNLGGARARNENHTMSVSNRDLGMSRLIDFDQSPEKTFSFQPATVSTTDPAATAPLQRWARAGGGTVDSLSPLEIVTRAANAASKDDCRAAFPAYTATELAMFGSASARAGAQNQRGNELLSCLNQWNDYTPQNLRYQVRRQHERRWSGDIRLDFKVSQALSVYARVTRTTRHIDDDQLFFSAGGININGAGRYTDTPASDGVIRVPGSGSGSYWYATPANGGVADGRWLGLTDGTVANIVHGSVAVDASHHVTAYTLSNPSINNDQIYDRIESRSRYNEAGGAWRSGRFQADFLAGLVKAETARLQWRTNLAFAGGPTRVALDPDGWWLAALPADVAAMQLDPNRYGAVQSSAPGLPAISTATQLTQANPRLMARREATARLDMRYATAAWVPWLSRVKFGASRRDYRTSVWNGQGYTVRSAAGDEPAVVVPRAALNSSFQACENTPASLAPGGTPCRYGTTFSSTPGNVLSSLIVMPQATYRDIVGQALLANPVGFFNSLPDRPAALLTGWSEIDVRRVIAASGVQNFNLDCVRTCRGSDGRVYEQPRTGVRERIDAAYVSADFAVDDMPLGGTLDGNLGWRVVRTGVAATGLMTLQSVGAGATSAVTRNTALKNRVTDVMPMLNLAWWVAPDLVLRFGRAKAIARPPVEYLYSNGVTCTSAAGTGTGTGTGIGTATDLQCSGTMGNPGLRPLTNRNDNLAAEWYPNRDTVLSLAAFRQRGRVGAPMRVAVAGALPFAGAGVQDPASGADLGDARYAFATYVNGPAITRHGVEVAVKTAFTGLSWLLRHTGIDANYARQRSSSVDGAFRDLVTGVALAPAGEMRYTWNTSLWYDDGRWRARVAWQSAAGYFRGPATLANNYPAVGITGTTSLPLNPGSATFRDASRFIDAKVSYRLHPGLEVFVEGRNLGRRTVSNSQTAVQPLADGTPNLLDRAYYGAQYMAGINLKY comes from the coding sequence ATGAAAACCGTTGTGACCGGCTGGGGGTTGCGTTACATTGCGGAAATGAAAAGGCGCGGCTTGACGATGGCGGTTTCCCTGGCGTGGAGCGTCGCTTCCGTGCTGCCGGTGCTGGCGGCACTGGCCGCGCCAACCGCCGTGGCCGAGGTCGGGCCACAGCACCCGCTTGATGGCAATGCCGGTGCCGGCGTAACCTCTGCCGTGAACGCCAACGCCAACGCCAACGCCAACGCGAGAACGAACGCCAACGCTAATGCCAGCGCCAGCGCTAATGCAGGTGCCAAAGTCAGCGCCAACGCCGCCGTCAGTATCAACGTCGCCGCCGGCGCCGCCGCAATTGCCGTGCCAGAACTGGCGCGCCAGCTTGGCGTGCGGGTACTGGCCAGTGGTGACGACCTGGCCGGCGTGTCCACGCCAGCGTTGCTGGGCGCCTACCGCCCTAGCCAGGCGCCTCAGGCACTGGCGGCGCTGCTGGCCGGTACCGGCCTGGTCGTGCGCAGCCAGGGCGGCAGCCTGCTGATCGAGCGTCCGGCCAGCCACCAACCGTCAACCGCATCCGAACCCGCACCGGTGATCGTGGAAGTGGCCGGCGTGCGCGCCGCCCAGCAAACGTCGATCGACCGCAAGAAGCACGCCGCCACCGCGCTCGATGCGGTGGTGGCCGAAGATGTCGGCACTTTCCCCGACCGTAACGCCGCCGAGGCCATTTCGCGCATCGCCGGCGTCACGCTCGAGCGCGGTGACTATGGCGAAGGCACCACTGTCAACGTGCGCGGCAGCCAGGCCGGCTACACCCGGGTGGAAATCGACGGCGTCGGCGTGCAGACCGGCGGCGGCTCCGACCTCAACGGCGGCGGCGGCGGGCGGGGTGTCGATTTGCGCGAGCTCTCCACCGACCTGATCAAGAGTATCGACATGGTCAAGGGCGCCACCGCCGACATGACCGAAGGCTCGCTGGGCGGCAGCATCGTGATCCGCACCCGCAACGGCCTCGATTTCGAGCGCCGCCACGTGTCGCTGCGCCTGGCCGGCCAGCAAAACTCGATCAACGGCAAGACCACGCCCAACGTGAATTTTGTATTTGCGGACAAGTTCCTCGACCAGCGCCTGGGCGTGATCGTCAACCTCGGCGGCGCCCGCGCGCGTAACGAAAATCACACAATGTCGGTGTCGAACCGCGACCTCGGCATGAGCCGGCTGATCGACTTCGACCAGTCGCCGGAGAAAACCTTCAGCTTCCAGCCCGCCACCGTTTCCACCACCGATCCGGCAGCCACCGCGCCGTTGCAGCGCTGGGCGCGCGCCGGTGGCGGCACGGTCGATTCGCTCAGTCCTCTGGAAATCGTCACCCGCGCCGCCAACGCTGCCAGCAAGGATGACTGCCGCGCCGCCTTTCCCGCCTATACCGCCACCGAGCTGGCGATGTTCGGCTCGGCCAGCGCCCGGGCAGGCGCGCAGAACCAGCGCGGCAACGAACTGCTCAGCTGCCTGAACCAGTGGAACGACTACACGCCGCAAAACCTGCGCTACCAGGTGCGGCGCCAGCACGAGCGGCGCTGGTCGGGCGATATCCGGCTCGACTTCAAGGTCAGCCAGGCGTTGTCGGTGTACGCCCGGGTCACCCGCACCACGCGCCACATCGACGACGACCAGCTGTTCTTCTCGGCCGGCGGCATCAATATCAATGGCGCCGGCCGCTACACCGATACGCCCGCCAGCGATGGCGTCATCCGCGTACCGGGTTCCGGCAGCGGCAGCTACTGGTATGCCACGCCCGCCAATGGCGGCGTTGCCGATGGCCGGTGGCTGGGCTTGACGGACGGCACGGTGGCCAATATCGTGCACGGTTCGGTGGCGGTGGACGCCAGCCACCACGTCACCGCCTACACCTTGAGCAACCCCAGCATCAATAACGACCAGATCTACGACCGCATCGAGAGCCGTTCGCGCTACAACGAGGCCGGCGGCGCCTGGCGCTCGGGCCGCTTCCAGGCCGATTTCCTGGCGGGCCTGGTCAAGGCCGAGACGGCGCGCCTGCAATGGCGCACCAATCTCGCCTTTGCCGGCGGCCCCACCCGGGTCGCGCTGGACCCGGACGGCTGGTGGCTGGCGGCGTTGCCGGCGGACGTGGCCGCCATGCAGCTGGACCCCAACCGCTACGGCGCGGTGCAGTCCTCCGCCCCCGGCCTGCCGGCGATCTCCACAGCCACCCAGCTGACCCAGGCCAACCCGCGCCTGATGGCGCGGCGCGAGGCCACGGCCCGGCTCGACATGCGCTACGCCACCGCCGCGTGGGTGCCCTGGCTGTCACGGGTCAAATTCGGCGCCAGCCGGCGCGACTATCGCACCTCGGTGTGGAATGGCCAGGGTTACACGGTGCGCTCGGCCGCAGGGGACGAACCGGCCGTGGTGGTGCCGCGCGCTGCGCTCAACAGCAGTTTCCAGGCGTGCGAAAACACGCCCGCGTCGCTGGCGCCCGGCGGTACGCCGTGCCGCTATGGCACCACCTTCAGCAGTACGCCCGGGAACGTGCTCAGCAGCCTGATCGTCATGCCGCAGGCAACGTACCGCGACATCGTGGGCCAGGCGCTGCTGGCCAACCCGGTGGGGTTCTTCAACAGCCTGCCCGACCGGCCGGCCGCGCTGCTGACGGGCTGGAGCGAAATCGATGTGCGCCGCGTGATCGCCGCCAGCGGCGTGCAGAACTTCAACCTCGATTGCGTGCGCACCTGTCGCGGCAGCGATGGCCGCGTGTACGAGCAGCCGCGCACCGGCGTGCGCGAACGCATCGACGCGGCCTATGTCAGCGCCGATTTCGCGGTTGACGATATGCCGCTGGGCGGCACCCTGGACGGCAACCTGGGCTGGCGCGTGGTGCGTACTGGCGTGGCCGCCACCGGCCTGATGACCTTGCAGTCGGTTGGCGCCGGCGCCACCAGTGCCGTCACGCGCAATACTGCGTTGAAGAACCGCGTTACTGACGTCATGCCCATGCTCAACCTGGCCTGGTGGGTGGCGCCAGACCTGGTGCTGCGTTTTGGCCGCGCCAAGGCCATTGCCCGGCCGCCGGTGGAATACCTGTACAGCAACGGCGTGACCTGCACCAGCGCTGCCGGAACCGGCACCGGAACCGGCACCGGGATCGGGACCGCAACTGACCTGCAATGCAGCGGCACCATGGGCAACCCCGGCCTGCGCCCATTGACCAACCGTAACGACAACCTGGCCGCCGAGTGGTACCCGAACCGCGATACGGTGCTGTCGCTGGCGGCGTTTCGCCAGCGCGGCCGGGTGGGCGCGCCGATGCGGGTGGCGGTGGCCGGCGCGCTGCCGTTCGCCGGCGCCGGCGTGCAGGACCCCGCCAGCGGCGCCGACCTCGGCGATGCACGCTATGCGTTTGCCACCTATGTCAACGGACCGGCGATTACCCGCCACGGCGTGGAAGTGGCCGTAAAAACCGCGTTCACCGGCCTGTCCTGGCTGCTGCGTCACACCGGTATCGACGCCAACTACGCGCGCCAGCGGTCAAGCAGCGTCGATGGCGCCTTCCGCGACCTGGTCACCGGGGTTGCGCTGGCGCCGGCGGGCGAGATGCGCTACACCTGGAATACCTCGCTATGGTACGACGACGGCCGCTGGCGTGCGCGGGTGGCGTGGCAGAGCGCGGCCGGCTATTTCCGCGGCCCGGCCACGCTGGCCAACAACTATCCGGCCGTGGGCATCACCGGCACCACCTCGTTGCCGCTCAACCCGGGCTCGGCCACCTTCCGCGACGCCAGCCGTTTTATCGACGCCAAGGTGTCGTACCGCCTGCACCCGGGCCTGGAAGTGTTTGTCGAAGGCCGCAACCTGGGCCGGCGCACGGTAAGCAATTCGCAAACCGCGGTGCAGCCCCTGGCGGACGGCACCCCGAACCTGCTCGACCGTGCGTACTACGGCGCCCAGTACATGGCAGGCATCAACCTCAAGTACTAG
- a CDS encoding hybrid sensor histidine kinase/response regulator, translating to MLTAIGLLPLALLGAWSIHSASEYQQREQKRLMLDLARALSSAADAELDSAVAILTGLGRAPELQDGDLRAFHGVASILVKAQPEWLGVILSDQAGKPLLRTMADYGAPPAPVADPDSLREALTTRQPVVGRIARGQRGQPAFPVRVPVITASGKLYILTAVIRPDRMVRLLDRQQALGGAVTAIRDSSQAVVARSRNQDGSVGGPPSDSLIELMAQHGAEGVGSARTTEGRDMVTAYTTLSHFNWLAVVGRPAEQLTTASMQGLGMYGAGIAVSLLVAMVLASLLAARLVDTIRALQQNAAALGSGAALTPSPSSITEVEQISRALALADAQRNTREHERKLLLDSLNQALTSHQAALADARQAGRAKDEFLAVLGHELRNPLSPIVTSLDLLDLRNDTASRRERGVMRRQVNHLRRLVDDLLDVSRIISGKLQIEVRPLNLTDVVRHAVAAVADQPVSSSLPQAVWVQGDDSRLTQVLNNLLSNAARFGSTATHVTLTADAAEGVARLVVSDDGIGMNTELLARVFEPFQQAPQSLARRTGGLGLGLAIVRKIVELHGGQVTASSAGLGEGSRFEVVLPLAAAPEAVAPGGAGAAQAALHVLLVDDNVDAANAGAELLTLMGHTVRTAHSGAAALAAVREHMPQVAILDIGLPDMDGYALAGAIRAEAGGRAVRLVALTGYGQKEDVERAYAASFDLHLTKPASLEDLQLATATV from the coding sequence ATGCTCACCGCGATCGGACTGCTGCCGCTGGCGCTGCTGGGGGCGTGGAGCATCCACAGCGCCAGCGAATACCAGCAGCGTGAACAAAAACGCCTGATGCTGGACCTGGCGCGGGCCTTGTCCAGCGCCGCTGATGCCGAGCTCGACAGCGCGGTGGCCATCCTCACCGGGCTGGGCCGGGCGCCGGAATTGCAGGATGGCGACCTGCGCGCCTTTCACGGCGTGGCCAGCATCCTGGTCAAGGCGCAGCCGGAATGGCTGGGGGTGATCCTGAGCGACCAGGCCGGCAAACCGCTGTTGCGTACCATGGCCGATTACGGCGCGCCGCCGGCGCCCGTCGCCGATCCCGACAGCCTGCGCGAAGCGCTTACCACGCGTCAGCCGGTGGTGGGCCGCATCGCCCGCGGCCAGCGCGGCCAGCCGGCGTTTCCGGTGCGGGTGCCGGTGATCACCGCGTCCGGCAAACTGTATATATTGACTGCCGTGATCCGGCCCGACCGCATGGTGCGCCTGCTCGACCGCCAGCAGGCGCTGGGCGGCGCCGTGACGGCGATCCGCGACAGCAGCCAGGCGGTGGTGGCGCGCTCGCGCAACCAGGATGGCAGCGTGGGCGGTCCGCCCAGCGATTCCCTGATCGAACTGATGGCGCAGCACGGCGCCGAAGGCGTGGGCTCCGCCCGCACCACCGAGGGCCGCGACATGGTCACCGCCTATACCACCTTGTCGCACTTTAACTGGCTCGCGGTCGTCGGCCGCCCCGCCGAGCAACTGACCACCGCCTCGATGCAGGGATTGGGCATGTACGGCGCCGGCATCGCCGTGTCGCTGCTGGTGGCCATGGTGCTGGCGTCGCTGCTGGCGGCGCGGCTGGTCGATACCATCCGCGCCTTGCAGCAGAACGCCGCTGCGCTCGGGTCGGGCGCTGCGCTCACGCCGTCGCCTTCGTCGATTACCGAGGTCGAACAGATCAGTCGCGCGTTGGCGCTGGCCGACGCCCAGCGCAATACCCGCGAGCATGAGCGCAAGCTGCTGCTCGATTCGCTCAACCAGGCTCTCACCAGCCACCAGGCGGCGCTGGCCGATGCGCGCCAGGCCGGGCGCGCCAAGGATGAATTCCTGGCCGTGCTGGGCCACGAGCTGCGCAATCCCTTGAGTCCCATCGTCACCTCGCTCGATTTGCTCGACCTGCGCAACGACACGGCCAGCCGGCGCGAACGCGGCGTGATGCGGCGCCAGGTCAACCATCTGCGGCGCCTGGTGGACGACCTGCTCGACGTCTCGCGCATCATCTCCGGCAAGCTGCAAATCGAGGTCCGTCCGCTCAACCTGACCGACGTGGTGCGGCACGCGGTGGCGGCTGTGGCCGACCAGCCGGTGTCGTCCAGCCTGCCGCAGGCGGTGTGGGTGCAGGGCGACGACAGCCGCCTGACCCAGGTACTGAACAACCTGCTGTCGAACGCCGCGCGCTTCGGCAGCACCGCCACGCACGTCACCCTGACCGCCGACGCGGCCGAGGGTGTTGCCCGGCTGGTGGTCAGCGACGACGGCATCGGCATGAATACCGAGCTGCTGGCCCGCGTGTTCGAACCGTTCCAGCAGGCGCCGCAATCGCTGGCGCGCCGCACCGGCGGCCTCGGCCTCGGCCTGGCGATCGTGCGCAAGATCGTGGAACTGCACGGCGGCCAGGTCACGGCCAGCAGCGCCGGCCTGGGCGAGGGCAGCCGCTTCGAGGTGGTGTTGCCGCTGGCGGCGGCGCCCGAAGCCGTGGCGCCGGGCGGCGCCGGTGCGGCGCAGGCGGCACTGCACGTGCTGCTGGTGGACGATAACGTCGATGCGGCCAACGCCGGCGCCGAACTGCTGACCCTGATGGGCCACACGGTGCGCACGGCCCACAGCGGTGCGGCAGCGCTGGCGGCCGTGCGCGAGCACATGCCGCAGGTGGCCATCCTCGATATCGGCCTGCCCGACATGGATGGCTACGCGCTGGCCGGGGCGATTCGGGCCGAAGCCGGCGGCAGGGCGGTGCGGCTGGTGGCGCTGACCGGTTACGGCCAGAAAGAAGACGTGGAACGCGCGTATGCGGCCAGTTTCGACCTGCACCTGACCAAGCCGGCGTCGCTCGAGGATTTGCAGTTGGCGACAGCGACCGTGTAG
- a CDS encoding sigma-70 family RNA polymerase sigma factor — MTASSPGQPQLHTLYAEHHDWLQAWLRNRLGCLFTAQDLAQDTFLRLVVRPRELDAGQHPRAYLTTIAQGLVVDHWRRAEIERVWMAAMLERPEATQPSAEHQAIVVETLIEVDRILASLADKPRQAFLLAQLHELTYAEIGTQLGVSERMVKKYMAQAMLHCLSAGAAFRAALA; from the coding sequence ATGACGGCATCTTCTCCCGGGCAGCCACAATTGCATACGCTGTACGCCGAGCACCACGACTGGTTGCAGGCGTGGCTGCGCAACAGGCTCGGGTGCCTGTTTACCGCGCAAGACCTGGCGCAGGACACGTTCTTGCGCCTGGTCGTGCGGCCGCGCGAACTCGATGCCGGGCAACATCCACGCGCCTATCTCACCACCATTGCCCAGGGCCTGGTGGTGGACCACTGGCGCCGCGCCGAAATCGAACGGGTGTGGATGGCGGCCATGCTGGAACGTCCCGAAGCCACGCAGCCGTCGGCCGAGCACCAGGCCATCGTCGTGGAAACGCTGATCGAGGTCGATCGCATCCTGGCCAGCCTGGCCGACAAACCGCGCCAGGCCTTCCTGCTGGCGCAATTGCACGAGCTGACCTACGCCGAGATCGGCACGCAGCTGGGCGTGTCCGAGCGCATGGTCAAAAAATACATGGCGCAGGCGATGCTGCACTGCCTGTCGGCGGGCGCCGCCTTCCGCGCCGCGCTGGCCTGA
- a CDS encoding FecR domain-containing protein encodes MAMQRHEQEIPYATLEQAAEWFAVFRSGRVEDDERRRWQDWLAADAGHRQAWARVEAISDGVAIAREAPQAASAALHAASQVRQRRKLLKAMALAAVTVGAGWQVARQDSVQTLVAGLGAAHRTGTGESRQVVLADGTRLWLDTDTVLDERYDDSQRLLVLHRGVILVETHADTTHPARPFIVHSRQGAMRALGTRFAVRQYHGNTELGVSQGRVEITPFDAPARVIAAGEQTRFTRHAIAAADALEPARQAWTQGMLIAEDMPLAQFLAELSRYRPGHLGCDPAIAGLRVVGAFPLRDTGQALAMLEAALPVRVKFTLPWWVTVAPA; translated from the coding sequence ATGGCCATGCAACGCCACGAGCAGGAGATACCGTACGCCACGCTGGAACAGGCCGCCGAATGGTTTGCCGTGTTCCGTTCCGGCCGCGTCGAAGACGACGAGCGCCGGCGCTGGCAGGACTGGCTGGCGGCCGATGCCGGCCATCGCCAGGCCTGGGCCCGGGTGGAAGCGATCAGCGACGGCGTTGCCATCGCCCGCGAAGCGCCGCAAGCGGCCAGCGCCGCCCTGCATGCGGCCAGCCAGGTGCGCCAGCGCCGCAAACTGCTCAAGGCGATGGCGCTGGCAGCGGTAACGGTGGGCGCGGGCTGGCAGGTGGCGCGCCAGGACAGCGTGCAAACGCTGGTAGCCGGCCTGGGCGCCGCCCACCGCACCGGCACCGGTGAAAGCCGCCAGGTGGTGCTGGCCGACGGCACCCGGCTGTGGCTCGATACCGATACCGTGCTCGACGAGCGATACGACGACAGCCAGCGCCTGCTGGTGCTGCACCGGGGGGTGATCCTGGTAGAAACCCATGCCGATACCACGCATCCGGCGCGCCCCTTCATCGTGCACAGCCGCCAGGGCGCCATGCGCGCACTGGGCACGCGTTTCGCAGTGCGCCAGTACCACGGCAATACCGAGCTGGGCGTGAGCCAGGGCCGGGTCGAGATCACCCCGTTCGACGCGCCGGCGCGGGTGATCGCTGCCGGCGAACAAACCCGTTTTACCCGGCACGCCATCGCCGCCGCCGACGCGCTGGAACCGGCACGCCAGGCCTGGACCCAGGGCATGCTGATCGCCGAGGACATGCCGCTGGCGCAGTTCCTGGCGGAGCTGTCGCGCTACCGGCCCGGTCACCTGGGCTGCGACCCGGCGATCGCCGGCTTGCGCGTGGTGGGCGCCTTCCCGCTGCGCGATACCGGCCAGGCGCTGGCCATGCTGGAAGCGGCGCTGCCGGTGCGGGTGAAATTCACGCTGCCGTGGTGGGTGACGGTCGCCCCTGCATAA